The nucleotide sequence ACCCGCCTCGCACCCACTTCGATCTCGCCATGCCCATGTTCCTTAAGATCGTTGAGTACCGCGCCGGCATTGTCCCTGTTTCTTACCCCCGGGTGCCATGCCGGAAGCAAGGTGGAATCAGGTTCACAATCAATGGCCACAAGTACTCCAACTTGGTTCTGATCCACAACGTCGCCGGTGCAGGGGATATAGTGAAGGTGTACGTTAAGGGGACGCACACTCCGTGGATGAGCCTGAGCCGCAACTGGGATCAGAACTAGCAGTCAAACGCCATCCTGGTTGGCCAGTCACTATCCTTCAGGGTGACAGCTAGTGATCGCTGCACCTCCACTTCCTGGAACATCGTCATTTCCAACTGGTAGTTCGGCCAAACTTTCACCGGCAAGAACTTCAAGGTCTAATTCTtcaattttgctttttttttctttttgtccttttaatttttgggtttgGTAAAAAAGGGGAGCAAGAAATTAAAAGTAATGTTTGATGGTGGGGCAAACACAGAAATGTGTTCTGGATTTCACAGAAGAGGGCGCGTTGTCAACCACCCACATCCAAAATCAAGGAATAAAAGGAAGCTTTGCTCTGCGAGAGCACatgggaaacaaaagcaaaaaggaaaagagcaaagcagaaagtgaaaagtaaaaagaaaaagaaaggctgCATGTGAGTATGTCTGCaggtgaaaagaaaaagcatgCATTTATCCCTCAGACAGCTCAACCactcccacaaaaaaaaaaaaaaattaaaagcaaagcagaaagcaaaagaaaataaaaagaagcagacataattgcggtggtgatggcatgcagaaaagggaattataggcgtgacccattgagcagaaggtcggatttatttttgaatgatgtggtttatttttcttatctttcggagacataaaaaaaaaaggcaagcttaaaataatgggctggaatgttatgtggagggccaaggcttatatgcccaaaagagtcaGGCCCTATgactccaaatttattcggcaccctgtcgctattatcaccaaccaggtgatcaaacgTACggccagtactccaaatttattcggcaccctgccgctattatcaccaaccaggtgatcaaaaaaatttattcggcaccctgccgttattatcaccaaccagattatcaaaagtacgcccagtacttcaaatttatttggcaccctgccgctattatcaccaaccaggtaatcaaaagtacgctcagtactccaaaattatttggcagcctgccgctattatcactaaccaggtgatcaaaagtacgtccagtactctaaaattatacatgagcatcacttatatcaatcaaacataaacattcatgagcatcactcatgtcaatcatacataaacattcatgaacatcattcatgtcaacattcatgagcatcactcatgtcaacattcatgagcatcactcatgtcaatcagcttcgaaagcttcatttacagagctccagctttgagagctccagcttctaaagcttcatttacaaaaccTCCAGCTtctaaagcttcatttacaaaacctccagcttcaaagcttcacttgcaaagcttcacttacaaagcttcagtgcaaggtatacaaatatcgcctccgaacaaccgccacttcggcccatacatggattcaatttgaagtctccagccaacagaccatattgactgaagacttggaggactacattatgtaccatatattaggcctcaactgggtctcatgaaaaatacttgggggactctagcccagtatttatgtactgaggaacgaacccttattctataaaagggactctctcactttcattaaagagcacccattattcatgtactaaggagcgagcccttattttataaaagggactccctcaccttcattagagagcatcgccgcctgctgagcaaccgcctcgctgcgagcatcaactctagcccatcatttatatattaaggagcgagcccttattctattaaagggactccctcaccatcattagagagcatcgccgcctgctgagcaaccgcctcgccgcgagcattaactctagcccatcatttatgtattgaggagcgaacctttattctataaaagggactcactcaccttcattagagagcatcgccgcctggtGAGCAACCTccttgccgcgagcatcaactctagcccatcatttatgtattgaggagcgaacccttattctataaaagagactccctcaccttcaacgccacaagccgagccaaccaaggcaacataagccacaagccgagcagcctcgcaacatatgctacttctagttgagcatcatttcacattgagcaccgcctcatatcgagtatcaattctagacaacatctagttacttcggcccacacatggactgaatttcaagtctccagccaaaagactctcttgactgaagacttgggggactactgtttgtaccatatttagggcctccgtatttagacctcgtataaatactcgagggattcaaatgtaattatgtaataaaggaagaggcaaatatataataagtgaatagctcttattctataaaagggactcctcaccctcacaattaaaaagcctcactctcaccctcagaagctctcaccctcacaatcctctcacaaacaaagaaatacaatatcaatgtggatgtagcccaaacattggggtgaaccacgatacatcttgtgttctttactatcttgcagattcacggtcagatttacgttgttccaagacctccggttttgtgcattaacaaaaCTTATTAGAAGCTTCAAAAGAGaagataaaagaaacaaaaataattgcGTAACACTAGATTAAGAACAAAGATTTACTCACAGGTATCATCGGATGACctccagaaggaggaggcatagTCAATATTTTAAGCCCTAATGTGTCAGCAGATACAGGCTTCCTAAGCTTAACTTTATAATTTTGCAAATCCTTCATTGTTAGTATTCCTCTAAGCTTTTGAATATCTCTGACCAATTTCGATCCAATCGATGCATTATAGAAGGCTATGGGACCAAACTTCGAAATTTGACTGAGTGTCTCTGCCAGTTTCATGTTACAGCATGTCTCAAGTGTCTTCAAAAGACTCCCGTTTAATGTAAATAGATGATGAAGTCCCTCGTCTGCCAAGATTCCTGATTTCATCTTGACCATTTGCATGTGGAGGTATGGTGAAATCTTAAATCCTAAACGTGCAAGACGCTCAGTAGGTTTTACAAGTCTTTCCCACGGAAGCCTTCCATGTTGTTTCCAAGCTTCATGAAGACTTGCCAGTTCCCCTGGAATTGCTATAGAGATAGCGCCTTTACCTTTCAGAGTTTCATTGCCAGCATACATATTCTGAAAATAGAAAATTTTGACACAAATTCAAGGTACGTATATAGATACTGTTTGTGTAATTCCTATCTGAAAAAAAGATAAAGGCAAATTACCCACATGTGTTCATAGTTGCAAAGACTTGAAccgaaattattgaaaaatagCAAGCATATTGTTATTCCAAGTCCTATTATTTGAAAGGAGTGGATTGTTGAACGCTGCGTATGCTGTAAGCTCATTCAAAATCTAAGAGAAGAACTTACTCATACAATAACGAATTGTTGAATCAAAGAACATATCAGTAGTATCAATTCAGCAAAGTTGTTTTTCAACTTCCATTGCCTGCCAAGAATCCTAGTGGAAAGAAAACCTTCTAGCCAATTAACTGATCATTCTAATCTCTGGTGaccataaaataaatttttacaatgaaaagtgaaatttcacattttctgAGGTAAACAAAAATgcagatggtttttttttttttcatcaataaAATGTAATTATCATTATAGCTAAAAATGTGATGTTCCTCATCAGAATGTTTCACGTGATGGTGAAATCAATTGAGGAAAGGAGTTCAGTAAAGCACGTAGAATACAAACCTCGGAAGCAAGTAAGGGTGTAGTTTCTCTCATATCAAAGGCACGTGTTTCCCCACTGGCTAGCCTTATAAGCATGAAGGCTCTGCCTCCAAGCCCACTTGATGTTGGATTCACAACCCCTAAGCAAAGAACAGCAACTACTGATGCATCAACGACATTGCCACCTTCACGAAGAACATCTATCCCAATTCTAGAACATTGGAGATCATCAGTGGCAATAGCAGCATGGCGCACTGAAATTACCTCTCGCCTACTTTTGGCGGAACCACTCATAGCATCAAGGCTTGAAAGGAATACAAGTACAATGGTGAACAACAACGACGGTAACGGATTTGCAAGCAAAAGCATAGAATTCTGTTGAGCGTTCCTCATCATACAAATCAACAAAGAAGTCTTAACCCTCAAGTCTCAACCAAATGAAATTAAACTGCTAGCAACAGGAGCAGCAGAAACACATGTGTACTATTTTCGTCGTAAATTCAATAGTAGTTAAAGGTTCACTTCACACTTTTGAATCTTATTAGGGTGACTTATTTTAGATTACAGGTCGAGTTTCCAAATTTGGACCTAATGACTAATAATAGTCAACTACATAGACTTAGGTGAAAAAAAGCTTAAACATCAAAATGGTCCTTTGTTTTACATTATTGGTCAATTTGGCCCCGTGCTTTTTATTTGGCCAAATTGGTCTCCCTATTTACCTCTGTTAGCCAATCCGTTATAAAAACCTTAAATTCGACATGTCTTGCGTGGGTTTAATGAGTTTACAATGAAGTTACATTTCTACCATATCACGTGCAAGACACATCTCAATTTTAACGTATTGTCAAGAATTAGCTAACGAAAGTACACACGAGATTAGTTTGGCCAAATTGAGAACACAAGAACCAAATTGACCCGATAGGATAAAACATATGAactattttgacatttaagcatAAAAAAATCCACTATAGAAATGAAGTTAACATCAATGTCACATTATTGCTAAGTTAGCAACTGTTCACATTCTCACATTGCCTTTCATGTATGAAGCATATGTGTCCGTTAGGCTCACACATGAACTAACACACTATGATACCATGAATAAAATTGTGGTTCTACACTAAAACCAATTGGCATAATTttccaaacaaataaaaaatgcttCAAAACCTAATAAAGAAAATAGAGTACGAATAATACATCTTTATcataaaaatgaataatacatCTCTgtcataaaaacaaataaaaaatgctgCTATATTTTTAAAACGAATGATGAAATAATTGATCAATCAAGacccaaatttcaaaatttgagtAAAACAAATCATTGAAACATGTtttaaagtgaaaaaaaaaaaactacttacGTGACATATTCCTTTGATATATTTGATGAAATGTTGACAAAATGTGGATTAGGAGTCTGATGACTTTTGAACAAAAACAATAAGAGTGAGAGGAGCATGTATCAAAGTATGCTTCTGTTCTATGATTAGTCTTAAGCTAGGTTTATAGAGAAATAAGCAAGAACCAAAATGGGTAAGttgtttttaattagttttttagtTGAATTTGGATTTACGTTTGACTACCAATAGAAGGAAAAGTTAAACAAATTGgagagtttttcttttttttttggaaattggaaactacttaaaaccaaattactcaattttcatttaattagtttcttatttgattttggatgtggttttggattttgtgaaattttttttatttaattacttCAATAGAATGAGAAATTTAGAGTGTGACGGCTACACTACCACTTAATGTTACTAATAAACGTCTTATAATATGAGTGTATGACAAAATTGTTATATCATAAACCAAGAGTATGATATTAAATAGATTAAGTATTATAACATGAGTGAATTAATTATATGGGTAAATGGATTCAACTACTTATCTCTAATTTTCTTGCTAAAAAATTCCAATTCTATGTTCGATAACTATAATTCAAAGCCTCGATTGTTGCTCTTGCATATTAATGTGGAGTTGTAGCTGCAGTCGTTGGCAAAAGCAAATAATAGGTTGTGTTTCATATGCATATAATTGTTGTGTTTCAAAATCTTGAATCCAAATGCTGCAACTGTAGCTCCGCTTCAATTAGTAAGAGAGATAGATGTGCGTTTGAACTTTGAATTAGAGTTATCTAAAATAGAATTGGGATTGTTTTAACAAGCAAGTTGGAGGCAAAGAGTGTCAAAATTAAATGTCTATATCACCCTTTATTTTAACATTTCTTTGACAAAATAGACGAAAATAGAGTAAATTGAGACCAAAATAACAGTTTTATGAGCCAAAGTGAGACAAGACCATTCCCATAAGAAATATGTTAgaatcaaggtctaaaatatcgatattatcccgatatttctatcgaaattttcgtatttttggactaccaatatttccgatattatcaatattttagacattgataggaactctatgtggtactaagtcacttatgtatcttaccatgcaatgtatgaagtgtaaaatattgcaCTAATTCactatatataaatgattatggtgtgtttaaatttttttcattaattactacatattttctagactcacaatgtttgccaactcgctatataatcaacttaaatcagttaaatccatcatgcaatgaattttcttccaatttttttgtgataaactaatagataattaactaaataaacatcatgcaaagtttaataaaaattttcatgtttttcttacaattttcatggtttttattcaatttttattgatatcgataatatcccgatatttccattgaaatttctATGTTTTCAAACTACCAATATTTTTTAAATGTCATCGATATTTTGTACCTGGTTAGAATATACTTGAACAACCTGACCTTTTGCCGACACGATCCGCAACAGCCCACTAATTTAAAAAACGAACCCAAAATCTGATCTCTTCCCAGCGGCTCGGACCCAAACCAACACACGTTTCTGGCATTTGGGCGATTAGAACCTACACTCTCTTTCTTACCAAAACCCTAGACCCCCAAATTTGATCCCAATCAATCACAGCCATGGCTCGTCACAGAGACGAATATGACGACGAGATGGACCCCGATGAAGAGGAAGAATACGAGCCCGACCAAGCTATAGACGAGGATgacgaggaggaagaggaggaggaacgAGGAGGGGGACGACAGCGGTCCGGTCAGAAGCGGAGGAGATCGGATTTCATAGACGATGTAGCAGAGGAGGACGATgacgaggaggaagaggaggactATGAGGATGACGAGCcttatggtggtggtggtgcgaGTCGTAAGCGGAAGAATAAGAGGCCCTCTGGCTCGCAGTTTCTCGACATCGAGGCCGAGGTCGATaccgatgaagaagaagaagacgaggaGGGCGAGGACGGTACGCTTTACTGTTCCTTTTTCTActcttgttttgtttagttattaaatttttttgttgggattttacagaaatttttttgctttttatcGAGATTTAGGGTTCTGAATTTGGACTGGGTTGGAAGTTAGGTTCTAAGCTATTTGGGGATTAATGAATGTAGTAGAATTTTTAGGCGGTGAATGCTGGTAATGAATTGTAATTGATTTGGGAATTGTAGTGTATTAGTATTGTGGGAATCCTTTAATTTTGGGTTCTTCCAAGTTTCAAGACTGAACAATGTCTTCTTTTTGTCCTTATAATAGTTCTCATTTAAGTTTGAACTACTGTTGTTCCATGCGaaagtgattttttgttttaatcacGTCAATTGATAGATTGGTTTGCTGGGATGTGTTTTCATCCATAGTTCTAGTTTTCTTCGTTTCCTTTGGTTAAGCTTTTATTGTTATATGAGTGTATTTGAAGTCTTTGGCCCTTATAAATAATCATATGATTCTCCTTGTTCGTCGGATATCGAAGTAAAGGTGCAAAATGGTATCATTCTAAGGAGAAGTGAGTTTGGCATCATTCATGCTTACTTTGCCGGAGTTATTTTTCTGCGGTCCCTGTAATTGCAGAGTGATTTTCACTGAATAATATCTGCTAGTTTTTATGAGTTATGTCATGTATTGTGtttctttttataattagtTGCCATATTGTTTGGGATGCTATGAAATTTGATCCTCTAGATGACTGCCTTGCAATGTCACTATCAATATTATAAAAGATTAGGAACTGTAATGCAAGAGGTCTAAGGGAAGGACTCAATTCTTAGGAGGCATGTGAATTCTTTGTCCAATTTCCCTTCCTCTACACCGGGAGCTGAAGTATACACCAGTAGCCCTGAAATTTGTTTAGAAACTCATGTTCTTGATAGATTAGGTTATAGGGCTACATTTCAAAAATGTCTAGACATTTGAGTATGTCTACAGATGAACTTTGgccgtttatttatttatttatttttgatgaaaaactttggcatttatttagttttctgtTTTGGGGGTTTGTTTGGCATGAAACGATCAGAAAGCAAACTTGTCCTTTTGCTAGGAAGTTGGTAAATAGGTGTTATGGGGTGATGGCTTTCACTTGAGTAATGGAGGGACAAGTATCTCATATGTCACAATTAATAATGCTATGTATGTTCCTGTTAGaatcaaatataaaataaaaaagttctgttgaattcaacttttttccCCCTTATTCTCTTCAGTTTGAAGTAATTTTCCATGGAATTCGTGTCTTCCAAACAGGTTATGTAGATATCTGCtccaatttattttattaaattgatttCAATTGATTCTgtgtagtttttttcttttctttttcaaaggTTTGTAGAACAGTTGTAATTATCTCTTCAGGTGTGCATGATGATTATTTTCCACTTTAGTTCGATAGGGATGTTAAGTAAATAAGAAATCATGGTGATTTTTATTCCATTCCTGTGTATGGGTGATGATCGTTAAAGTGTCTTTGTGCAGACTTTATTGCTGATAATGCACCTGATGTACCTGAAGATGAGGATGGTAGAAGGATGCGTCATCGTCCGTTGATGCCACAAGAAGATGAGCAAGAAGATTTTGAAGAGATTGCGAAAAGTATTCAAGCGCGGTATGCGAAGTCAAGTCATACAGAGTATGATGAAGACACCACTGATGTGGATCAGCAAGCACTTTTACCTTCTGTTAGGGATCCAAAGTTGTGGATGGTGAAATGTGCGGTATGATTATTTCTAGTAGCATGATAAGGTCATGGTTCCTATTTTTTAGGGAACACTGATTATATATGTGCTTATGCTCATCAGATTGGCCGTGAGCGGGAGGTAGCTGTTTGCTTAATGCAAAAGTATATTGATAAACCTGAACTGCAGATCAGGTCTGTTATTGCTCTTGACCACCTTAAAAACTATGTATACGTTGAAGCGGATAAAGAAGCTCATGTGAGGGAGGTATGCTTTTGTTGGTATATGCATAAATTTGTGATGGTTTATGTACCCACAATTCCACAGAAGGCTAAATTAGACATTTGTACCATATAGAAGTTCTTATTGTTTGATTAttgtatttgttttggtttcagGCTTGCAAAGGTCTGCGCAATATATTTGGCCAGAAAATAATGCTTGTTCCAATTAGAGAAATGACTGACGTTCTTTCTGTTGAAAGCAAGGCTATTGATCTCTCTAGGGATACATGGGTCAGAATGAAGACTGGTACATATAAAGGAGACCTTGCTCAGGTAGGGATGGTATTTTTTCTTACAGTTCCTGCGATTCTTTGTCTAACTGCTAAGTTTATTTTCTATAGGTTGCGGATGTGGACAATGTGCGGCAGAGAGTTACAGTTAAATTAATTCCAAGGATTGATTTACAAGCTCTTGCAAATAAAATGGTAAAGTTTATCGCATATTTTGTTGAGTCTGTCCAAGTCTTTTGTGTGTACAtgtgcaatttttttattttcattcctGTTTTATCTATTTATTGATGTACACTTTCCCATCAAATTGATTCTTGGAATTATCTTCGTTTGTGATATTTCCACCTCTCCATAAGCATGTATTATCCAATCTCATTGATCAGGGTAATTTGAGATGAC is from Malus sylvestris chromosome 5, drMalSylv7.2, whole genome shotgun sequence and encodes:
- the LOC126621672 gene encoding glutathione hydrolase 2-like; amino-acid sequence: MRNAQQNSMLLLANPLPSLLFTIVLVFLSSLDAMSGSAKSRREVISVRHAAIATDDLQCSRIGIDVLREGGNVVDASVVAVLCLGVVNPTSSGLGGRAFMLIRLASGETRAFDMRETTPLLASENMYAGNETLKGKGAISIAIPGELASLHEAWKQHGRLPWERLVKPTERLARLGFKISPYLHMQMVKMKSGILADEGLHHLFTLNGSLLKTLETCCNMKLAETLSQISKFGPIAFYNASIGSKLVRDIQKLRGILTMKDLQNYKVKLRKPVSADTLGLKILTMPPPSGGHPMIPVSKSLFLI